One uncultured Hyphomonas sp. genomic region harbors:
- the ttcA gene encoding tRNA 2-thiocytidine(32) synthetase TtcA codes for MADDVTSFTGVPPLFAETPDSVSFKKLRKRLVRGALQAIDAYGMVDRRAVESGAAPRPKWLVCLSGGKDSYGLLAVLMDLQYQGALPVDLIACNLDQGQPGFPKHILPEWLDKIGATYRIVTEDTYSIVTDKVPEGRTFCSMCSRLRRGILYRIAREEGCDAIVLGHHRDDALETFMMNLIHGGRLAAMPPKLLNDEGDVMVLRPLITAAEDDLEKFSNAMNFPIIPCNLCGSQDGLQRVAMKQMLTEWERKKPGVRQVMAHALATVRPSHLHDPKIFDFLGLAPGGEGEDDPNVPF; via the coding sequence ATGGCAGATGATGTGACCTCTTTCACCGGTGTGCCGCCGCTTTTCGCGGAGACGCCGGATTCGGTGAGCTTCAAGAAGCTGCGCAAGCGGCTGGTGCGCGGCGCGCTTCAGGCGATCGACGCCTATGGCATGGTCGACCGGCGCGCGGTGGAAAGCGGCGCGGCGCCGCGACCGAAATGGCTGGTCTGTCTCTCCGGCGGCAAGGACTCCTATGGCCTCCTCGCGGTGCTGATGGACCTGCAATACCAGGGCGCCCTGCCCGTGGACCTGATCGCCTGCAACCTGGACCAGGGCCAGCCGGGCTTTCCCAAGCACATCCTGCCGGAATGGCTGGACAAGATCGGCGCCACCTATCGCATCGTGACCGAGGACACCTATTCCATCGTCACCGACAAGGTGCCCGAGGGGCGGACGTTCTGTTCCATGTGCTCACGCCTGCGCCGGGGCATCCTCTACCGGATCGCGCGGGAGGAAGGCTGCGACGCCATCGTGCTCGGCCACCACCGCGACGATGCGCTGGAGACGTTCATGATGAACCTCATCCATGGCGGGCGGCTGGCCGCGATGCCGCCGAAGCTGCTGAATGATGAGGGCGATGTGATGGTACTCCGCCCCCTGATCACCGCGGCGGAAGACGATCTGGAGAAGTTCTCGAATGCGATGAACTTCCCGATCATCCCGTGCAATCTGTGCGGCAGTCAGGACGGCCTGCAGCGTGTCGCCATGAAACAGATGCTGACAGAGTGGGAACGCAAGAAGCCGGGCGTGCGCCAGGTCATGGCCCACGCCCTCGCCACCGTCCGCCCCAGCCACCTGCACGACCCGAAGATCTTCGACTTCCTCGGCCTCGCCCCCGGCGGCGAAGGCGAAGACGACCCGAACGTGCCTTTCTGA
- a CDS encoding DUF4386 domain-containing protein — MTPPVRTARLAGLAYLYIIVAGLFAEIGVRGQLVDYNDPAGTAANILGAEMLYRIGFVAELLMTGADILVALCLYRILLVVDRHLSLAGLVFRLISAAIAGTKALFFLMPLILLNMDPETGGFAAGELERLSVLSLMLHGQAYNISLVFFGFDCLIIGWLIWKSGFLPRLIGIGIVVAGLCYLVTSLMIFLTPALAASDWFMILFLPCLVAEAALTLWLLVRGINVEAWKKAAGAA; from the coding sequence ATGACCCCACCCGTCCGAACCGCCCGGCTGGCGGGTCTGGCCTATCTCTACATTATCGTCGCGGGCCTCTTTGCCGAGATTGGCGTGCGCGGCCAGCTGGTCGACTATAACGACCCGGCGGGCACGGCGGCGAATATACTCGGCGCGGAGATGCTCTACCGCATCGGCTTTGTGGCGGAATTGCTGATGACCGGCGCGGATATTCTGGTTGCGCTTTGCCTCTACCGGATCCTGCTGGTCGTCGACCGGCATCTCTCGCTGGCGGGACTGGTTTTCCGGCTGATCTCTGCGGCGATTGCCGGGACCAAAGCGCTGTTCTTCCTGATGCCGCTCATCCTGCTGAACATGGACCCGGAAACGGGCGGGTTTGCTGCCGGGGAGTTGGAGCGCCTGTCTGTCCTCTCGCTCATGCTGCACGGGCAGGCCTATAATATCTCGCTGGTGTTCTTCGGCTTTGATTGCCTCATCATTGGCTGGCTGATCTGGAAGTCCGGCTTCCTGCCGCGCCTGATCGGGATCGGGATCGTGGTGGCGGGCCTCTGCTACCTCGTCACCTCGCTCATGATCTTCCTGACGCCCGCGCTGGCGGCCTCTGACTGGTTCATGATCCTGTTCCTGCCATGCCTTGTCGCCGAGGCGGCCCTAACGCTCTGGCTGTTGGTCCGCGGGATCAATGTGGAAGCATGGAAAAAGGCGGCCGGAGCCGCCTGA